A stretch of Geotrypetes seraphini chromosome 2, aGeoSer1.1, whole genome shotgun sequence DNA encodes these proteins:
- the LOC117354460 gene encoding gastrula zinc finger protein XlCGF57.1-like isoform X1, producing the protein MRDHPVGMEKAEEPHGAVGEDPKDGDMYATTTTIRDGFIIKIKEEKPNSCSYPEDLPQRYPETLDDDAFCDTSRDRGWNSLPGSPWQEPSSNHSQKETTATVKGGSSNVISMSLTQSPFICTECGKICIQKSSLVAHMRIHTGERPYLCTECGRRFSQPSNLRRHQRTHTGKKPYMCTECGKEFTQTSNLLKHQRTHTGTRPYACLECGKTFTQTSNLKRHQKTHIMVLDTTRPYVCTQCGKTFKQKPNLLMHQRIHTGTRPYPCTECGKSFTQKSNLKRHLRTHTGKRPYTCTECGKGFTQKYHVIRHLAIHTGERPFTCTECGKSFIQKPQLQKHQKTHSRSRPFGCPECVKKFKSRRSLKIHMRGHLKERLFIRTRYSQRLTRKLNQRSRLEGRLYGCRECDKSFSQKQILILHQRMHKGERSYICPDCGKSFIQQQTLMEHQRTHSGERQFICNGCGKSFTWWSALMVHQTVHKEEKPYVCTECGKTFALKQHLNTHQKIHLKVVGTWV; encoded by the coding sequence GTGATGGATTTATCATCAAAATCAAGGAGGAAAAGCCAAACTCCTGCAGTTACCCAGAGGATTTGCCCCAGAGGTACCCGGAAACCTTGGATGATGATGCCTTCTGTGACACCAGCCGGGACCGTGGCTGGAACAGCCTTCCTGGGTCACCGTGGCAGGAGCCCAGCTCCAACCATAGCCAGAAGGAAACCACAGCCACTGTTAAGGGAGGCTCCAGCAATGTCATTAGCATGTCCCTGACTCAGAGTCCCTTCATATGCACAGAGTGTGGGAAAATCTGCATCCAGAAGTCCAGCCTTGTGGCACACATGAGGATCCACACTGGCGAAAGGCCGTATTTATGTACAGAATGTGGGAGGAGGTTCAGTCAGCCATCTAATCTCAGAAGGCACCAGAGGACCCACACAGGAAAGAAACCATATATGTGTACAGAATGTGGGAAGGAGTTTACCCAGACTTCCAATCTCTTAAAACACCAAAGGACCCATACGGGCACCAGGCCATATGCCTGCCTGGAATGTGGGAAGACCTTCACACAAACATCCAACctcaaaagacaccagaaaaccCATATTATGGTCCTTGATACAACAAGGCCATATGTTTGTACTCAGTGTGGAAAGACTTTCAAACAGAAGCCCAATTTGCTCATGCACCAGAGAATCCATACAGGGACCAGGCCCTACCCTTGCACAGAATGTGGGAAGAGCTTCACCCAGAAGTCCAATCTCAAGAGACATCTCAGAACCCACACAGGGAAGAGACCGTATACGTGCACCGAGTGTGGGAAAGGATTCACCCAGAAATACCATGTTATCAGGCATCTAGCAATCCACACGGGGGAGAGACcttttacatgtactgagtgtggcaaGAGCTTCATTCAGAAACCGCAGCTGCAGAAGCACCAGAAAACCCATAGCCGGAGCCGACCGTTTGGGTGTCCTGAGTGCGTGAAGAAATTCAAGAGTCGGAGGAGCCTGAAGATTCACATGAGGGGCCATCTCAAGGAACGGTTGTTTATTCGAACAAGATACTCACAGCGACTGACCAGGAAGCTAAACCAGAGGTCCCGTTTGGAAGGTCGGCTGTATGGATGCAGGGAGTGTGACAAAAGTTTCAGTCAGAAGCAAATCCTTATTCTCCACCAAAGAATGCACAAAGGGGAGAGATCATACATATGTCCTGACTGTGGTAAAAGTTTCATTCAGCAGCAGACACTGATGGAGCATCAGCGCACACACAGTGGAGAAAGACAGTTTATTTGTAATGggtgtgggaaaagctttacctggtggtctgctCTCATGGTTCATCAGACAGTCCACAAGGAGGAGAAACCATATGTGTGTACTGAATGTGGGAAGACCTTTGCTCTAAAACAGCATCTCAACACTCACCAAAAAATCCACCTGAAGGTTGTAGGCACCTGGGTTTGA
- the LOC117354460 gene encoding gastrula zinc finger protein XlCGF57.1-like isoform X2, whose protein sequence is MEKAEEPHGAVGEDPKDGDMYATTTTIRDGFIIKIKEEKPNSCSYPEDLPQRYPETLDDDAFCDTSRDRGWNSLPGSPWQEPSSNHSQKETTATVKGGSSNVISMSLTQSPFICTECGKICIQKSSLVAHMRIHTGERPYLCTECGRRFSQPSNLRRHQRTHTGKKPYMCTECGKEFTQTSNLLKHQRTHTGTRPYACLECGKTFTQTSNLKRHQKTHIMVLDTTRPYVCTQCGKTFKQKPNLLMHQRIHTGTRPYPCTECGKSFTQKSNLKRHLRTHTGKRPYTCTECGKGFTQKYHVIRHLAIHTGERPFTCTECGKSFIQKPQLQKHQKTHSRSRPFGCPECVKKFKSRRSLKIHMRGHLKERLFIRTRYSQRLTRKLNQRSRLEGRLYGCRECDKSFSQKQILILHQRMHKGERSYICPDCGKSFIQQQTLMEHQRTHSGERQFICNGCGKSFTWWSALMVHQTVHKEEKPYVCTECGKTFALKQHLNTHQKIHLKVVGTWV, encoded by the coding sequence GTGATGGATTTATCATCAAAATCAAGGAGGAAAAGCCAAACTCCTGCAGTTACCCAGAGGATTTGCCCCAGAGGTACCCGGAAACCTTGGATGATGATGCCTTCTGTGACACCAGCCGGGACCGTGGCTGGAACAGCCTTCCTGGGTCACCGTGGCAGGAGCCCAGCTCCAACCATAGCCAGAAGGAAACCACAGCCACTGTTAAGGGAGGCTCCAGCAATGTCATTAGCATGTCCCTGACTCAGAGTCCCTTCATATGCACAGAGTGTGGGAAAATCTGCATCCAGAAGTCCAGCCTTGTGGCACACATGAGGATCCACACTGGCGAAAGGCCGTATTTATGTACAGAATGTGGGAGGAGGTTCAGTCAGCCATCTAATCTCAGAAGGCACCAGAGGACCCACACAGGAAAGAAACCATATATGTGTACAGAATGTGGGAAGGAGTTTACCCAGACTTCCAATCTCTTAAAACACCAAAGGACCCATACGGGCACCAGGCCATATGCCTGCCTGGAATGTGGGAAGACCTTCACACAAACATCCAACctcaaaagacaccagaaaaccCATATTATGGTCCTTGATACAACAAGGCCATATGTTTGTACTCAGTGTGGAAAGACTTTCAAACAGAAGCCCAATTTGCTCATGCACCAGAGAATCCATACAGGGACCAGGCCCTACCCTTGCACAGAATGTGGGAAGAGCTTCACCCAGAAGTCCAATCTCAAGAGACATCTCAGAACCCACACAGGGAAGAGACCGTATACGTGCACCGAGTGTGGGAAAGGATTCACCCAGAAATACCATGTTATCAGGCATCTAGCAATCCACACGGGGGAGAGACcttttacatgtactgagtgtggcaaGAGCTTCATTCAGAAACCGCAGCTGCAGAAGCACCAGAAAACCCATAGCCGGAGCCGACCGTTTGGGTGTCCTGAGTGCGTGAAGAAATTCAAGAGTCGGAGGAGCCTGAAGATTCACATGAGGGGCCATCTCAAGGAACGGTTGTTTATTCGAACAAGATACTCACAGCGACTGACCAGGAAGCTAAACCAGAGGTCCCGTTTGGAAGGTCGGCTGTATGGATGCAGGGAGTGTGACAAAAGTTTCAGTCAGAAGCAAATCCTTATTCTCCACCAAAGAATGCACAAAGGGGAGAGATCATACATATGTCCTGACTGTGGTAAAAGTTTCATTCAGCAGCAGACACTGATGGAGCATCAGCGCACACACAGTGGAGAAAGACAGTTTATTTGTAATGggtgtgggaaaagctttacctggtggtctgctCTCATGGTTCATCAGACAGTCCACAAGGAGGAGAAACCATATGTGTGTACTGAATGTGGGAAGACCTTTGCTCTAAAACAGCATCTCAACACTCACCAAAAAATCCACCTGAAGGTTGTAGGCACCTGGGTTTGA